In Saccharomonospora marina XMU15, one genomic interval encodes:
- the frc gene encoding formyl-CoA transferase, which yields MTHVQSGPSATQILAWLGADVVKLEAPTGDITRRQLRDLPDVDSLYFTMLNCNKRSITLNMKSDEGKRIFTEMLPRFDVLAENFGPGAIDRMGFDWPRLQEINPRLIYASIKGFGEGPYTHYKAYEVVAQAMGGSMSTTGFEDGPPLATGAQIGDSGTGIHTVAGILAALYQREHTGRGQRVTVAMQHAVLNLCRVKLRDQQRLAHGPLAEYPNEEFGDTVPRSGNASGGGQPGWAVKCAPGGPNDYIYVIVQPVGWKPITQLIGRPELADDPEWATPEARLDKLDKMFQLIEEWTVNHRKWDVLAKLNEHNIPCGPVLSTKEIIEDSSLADNDMVVPVDHPERGQFKTVGCPIKLSDSSVDVERSPLLGEHNQEIYMSELGLDETRFAELKANGVI from the coding sequence ATGACACACGTCCAATCCGGACCTTCGGCCACCCAGATTCTCGCGTGGCTCGGCGCGGACGTGGTCAAGCTGGAGGCACCCACCGGTGACATCACCCGCAGGCAGCTACGTGACCTGCCCGATGTGGACAGTCTCTATTTCACGATGCTGAACTGCAACAAGCGCAGCATCACGCTCAACATGAAGTCCGACGAGGGCAAGCGGATCTTCACCGAGATGCTTCCCCGGTTCGACGTCCTCGCCGAGAACTTCGGTCCTGGCGCCATCGACAGGATGGGCTTCGACTGGCCGCGGCTGCAGGAGATCAACCCGCGGCTGATCTACGCCTCGATCAAGGGCTTCGGCGAGGGCCCCTACACCCACTACAAGGCCTACGAGGTGGTCGCTCAGGCCATGGGTGGCTCGATGAGCACCACCGGCTTCGAGGACGGTCCGCCGTTGGCGACCGGTGCCCAGATCGGGGACTCCGGGACGGGCATCCACACCGTCGCGGGCATCCTCGCCGCCCTGTACCAGCGGGAGCACACCGGCAGGGGGCAGCGGGTCACCGTGGCGATGCAGCACGCGGTGCTGAACCTGTGCCGGGTGAAACTGCGCGACCAACAGCGGCTGGCCCACGGCCCGCTGGCCGAGTACCCCAACGAGGAGTTCGGCGACACCGTCCCCCGCTCCGGCAATGCCTCGGGCGGCGGGCAGCCCGGCTGGGCGGTGAAGTGCGCACCCGGCGGGCCGAACGACTACATCTACGTGATCGTCCAGCCGGTCGGCTGGAAGCCGATCACGCAGTTGATCGGCAGGCCGGAGCTCGCCGACGACCCGGAGTGGGCCACCCCGGAGGCGAGGCTCGACAAGCTCGACAAGATGTTCCAGCTGATCGAGGAGTGGACCGTCAACCACCGCAAGTGGGACGTGCTCGCCAAACTCAACGAGCACAACATTCCCTGCGGCCCTGTGCTGTCCACAAAGGAAATCATCGAGGACTCCTCGCTGGCCGACAACGACATGGTCGTGCCGGTGGACCATCCCGAACGCGGGCAGTTCAAGACGGTCGGCTGCCCCATCAAGCTGTCCGACTCCTCCGTCGACGTCGAGCGATCCCCACTGCTCGGCGAGCACAACCAGGAGATCTACATGTCCGAACTGGGTCTGGACGAGACCCGGTTCGCCGAGCTCAAGGCGAATGGAGTGATCTGA
- a CDS encoding Nramp family divalent metal transporter yields the protein MVDSSKVPASGAGETGIEAGGDERVWRAGRLDPMPIRKLPDAPPAIHLLGPTVFLVALGVGMGESYMWPRLVLVFGPEIRWLFLIGVTLQAIVMLEMARYAMATGESIFTGAARVFKPLMWFFFATAILVYIWPGHLSAGAAAFEEITGIPWLVTACIALVLVGVIFTLARVIYNLLENVLSFLIGVLVIGTAIIASIVGSWDDLASTITGMFAFGYFPTEALSGSWFPIVVGSIAFAGPSGMQQMWYTLHLRDSGAGMGSHIPQIRGLRHAGEEEKIPAHGYMFDTSDPEEMKKWKGWRRWVTFDALLLFWGITMLVTVSFTVLAQAAARENPNVKSLIEGGDRDAALSAMSDAFSAAGGPILGGLFFGFIALIGLNATLGLFDSFSRGQADMTYFFVPGARKFKMAHLYAAFLWGVIIFGILILLFGPADGPSGVLDILAFLSTFAMGAYCVVLLLVNNKMLPKPIRPKWWTNAIIGFGAVFYLGMLFYSLLRFGVVVS from the coding sequence ATGGTGGATTCTTCGAAAGTACCCGCCTCGGGCGCCGGAGAGACCGGCATCGAGGCGGGCGGAGATGAACGGGTGTGGCGAGCCGGTCGGCTCGATCCCATGCCGATTCGCAAGCTGCCCGACGCCCCGCCGGCTATCCATCTGCTCGGCCCGACGGTCTTCCTCGTCGCGCTCGGCGTCGGTATGGGCGAGTCCTACATGTGGCCGAGGCTGGTGCTCGTCTTCGGCCCGGAGATCAGGTGGCTGTTCCTGATCGGCGTCACGCTTCAGGCGATAGTGATGCTGGAGATGGCCCGGTACGCCATGGCCACCGGCGAGAGCATTTTCACCGGCGCCGCGAGGGTGTTCAAACCACTGATGTGGTTCTTCTTCGCGACGGCGATACTCGTGTACATCTGGCCCGGCCACCTTTCGGCAGGCGCTGCCGCGTTCGAGGAGATAACAGGAATACCCTGGCTCGTGACAGCGTGCATCGCACTGGTGCTCGTCGGAGTCATCTTCACGCTGGCACGGGTCATCTACAACCTGCTGGAGAACGTGCTGTCGTTCCTCATCGGCGTTCTGGTGATCGGCACAGCGATCATCGCGTCGATCGTGGGCAGCTGGGACGACCTGGCGAGCACGATCACCGGGATGTTCGCGTTCGGCTACTTCCCAACGGAGGCGTTGTCGGGCTCGTGGTTCCCGATCGTGGTCGGCTCGATCGCCTTCGCGGGCCCTTCCGGCATGCAGCAGATGTGGTACACGCTGCACCTGCGTGACAGCGGGGCAGGCATGGGATCGCACATCCCCCAGATCCGCGGGCTGCGGCACGCGGGCGAGGAGGAGAAGATCCCCGCGCACGGCTACATGTTCGACACCAGCGACCCCGAGGAAATGAAGAAGTGGAAGGGCTGGCGCCGCTGGGTGACCTTCGACGCCCTGCTGCTCTTCTGGGGAATCACGATGCTGGTGACGGTCTCCTTCACCGTGCTCGCCCAGGCCGCGGCCAGGGAGAACCCGAACGTGAAGAGCCTGATCGAGGGCGGAGACCGCGACGCGGCACTGAGCGCGATGTCGGATGCGTTCAGCGCGGCGGGCGGCCCGATTCTCGGCGGGTTGTTCTTCGGCTTCATCGCGCTGATCGGGTTGAACGCCACGCTCGGCCTGTTCGACTCGTTCTCGCGCGGGCAGGCGGACATGACGTACTTCTTCGTGCCCGGTGCCCGGAAGTTCAAGATGGCGCACCTGTACGCCGCGTTCCTGTGGGGCGTGATCATCTTCGGCATCCTCATCCTGCTGTTCGGGCCTGCCGACGGCCCCAGCGGCGTGCTCGACATCCTCGCGTTCCTGTCCACCTTCGCGATGGGCGCCTACTGCGTGGTGTTGCTGCTGGTGAACAACAAGATGTTGCCGAAACCGATCCGTCCGAAGTGGTGGACCAACGCGATCATCGGGTTCGGTGCGGTGTTCTACCTCGGCATGCTGTTCTACAGCCTGCTGCGGTTCGGCGTGGTCGTGAGCTGA
- a CDS encoding GntR family transcriptional regulator — MPSTELPQQLTARRIDRPVPLRERVYQAMQELIISRQLAPGQHLVESELAEMLGVSRQPIREALQLLNSEGWVDLRPGYGAFVHAPTEAEVDQLLVVRAALESESARLAALHAEPEGVAALRKICQQGETAVEADDIDAMVAANAELHRRVTELSGNQVLLDFVAQVDRRVRWYYTPIARHRGSQSWQEHARLIDAIENKDAELAARIMREHTERTRQSYLEQREDNPEPEVRPAQVRSRRRRSAPRV; from the coding sequence ATGCCGTCGACCGAGTTGCCGCAGCAGCTGACTGCTCGCCGGATCGACCGGCCCGTGCCACTGCGCGAGCGGGTCTACCAGGCGATGCAGGAGCTCATCATCTCCCGGCAGCTCGCGCCCGGCCAGCATCTGGTGGAAAGCGAGCTCGCCGAGATGCTCGGGGTGTCACGGCAGCCCATCCGAGAGGCACTGCAGCTGCTGAACTCCGAGGGATGGGTGGACCTGCGGCCGGGCTACGGGGCGTTCGTACACGCGCCGACCGAGGCGGAAGTGGACCAGCTGCTCGTCGTACGCGCGGCGCTGGAGTCGGAATCGGCCCGGCTGGCCGCGCTGCACGCCGAACCGGAAGGCGTCGCGGCGCTGCGCAAGATCTGCCAGCAGGGTGAGACCGCCGTGGAGGCCGACGACATCGACGCGATGGTGGCCGCCAACGCCGAGCTGCACCGCCGCGTCACGGAGCTGTCCGGCAACCAGGTGCTGCTGGACTTCGTGGCGCAGGTGGACCGACGGGTGCGGTGGTACTACACGCCCATCGCGAGGCACAGGGGCAGCCAGTCCTGGCAGGAGCACGCCAGGCTGATCGACGCGATCGAGAACAAGGACGCCGAGCTCGCCGCCCGCATCATGCGCGAGCACACCGAGCGCACCCGGCAGTCCTACCTCGAGCAGCGTGAGGACAACCCCGAGCCCGAGGTGCGGCCGGCGCAGGTGCGCTCGCGCCGGCGGCGCTCGGCGCCCCGCGTCTGA
- a CDS encoding acetate--CoA ligase family protein, translating to MQTPDKAAVREVLDEVRAQGRDSLTAPEGKRVADAYGIPTPREGLATTADEAAALAEEIGTAVVCKIVSPDILHKTEAGGVIVGVEGPAAAREAFDKIVANAKAYDASATITGVQVQQLVGGGHEVIVGATTDPTFGKIVAFGLGGVLVEVLKDVTFRLAPLDAEQARSMVTGIKAAEVLRGARGAEPADIDALADVIQRVSALVTDFPEIREFDLNPVFAAADGACAADIRILVETGEVTEPFRPSQEEILGAMNRLMNPRSIAVVGASDQEGKIGNSVMKNLVNGGYAGEIYPINPKAEEILGHKAYASVSDIPGEVDVAVFAIPAKFVPGSLTECGEKGVPAAVMIPSGFAETGNHELQDEVVEIAHRYNIRMLGPNIYGYYYTPNNLCATFCTPYDVKGGVALTSQSGGIGMAILGFARTTKMGVSAIVGLGNKSDVDEDDLLTYFEQDDNTQAVAMHLEDLKDGRAFVETAKRMTRKKPVVVLKAGRTALGARAASSHTGALAGDDKVYDDILRQAGVVRAPGLNEMLDYARGLPLLPTPQGENVVIITGAGGSGVLLSDACVEAGLSLMDIPPDLDEAFRRYIPPFGAAGNPIDITGGEPPSTYEATIRLGLEDPRIHALILGYWHTIVTPPMVFAELTARVVEEARAKGIDKPVVASLAGDTEVEKASDYLFDHRIVAYPYTTERPVAVLGAKYRWARAAGLLGAP from the coding sequence ATGCAGACCCCGGACAAGGCAGCCGTCCGCGAGGTCCTCGACGAGGTGCGGGCACAGGGCAGGGATTCCCTGACCGCACCCGAGGGCAAGCGGGTCGCCGACGCCTACGGCATTCCCACCCCACGCGAGGGGCTCGCCACCACCGCCGACGAGGCAGCCGCGCTCGCCGAGGAGATCGGCACGGCAGTCGTTTGCAAGATCGTTTCACCGGACATCCTGCACAAGACGGAGGCGGGCGGCGTCATCGTCGGCGTCGAGGGACCCGCCGCCGCCAGGGAGGCCTTCGACAAGATCGTCGCCAACGCCAAGGCGTACGACGCCTCCGCCACCATCACCGGCGTGCAGGTGCAGCAGTTGGTCGGCGGCGGGCACGAGGTCATCGTCGGCGCCACGACCGACCCCACGTTCGGCAAGATCGTCGCGTTCGGACTCGGCGGCGTGCTCGTCGAGGTGCTCAAGGACGTGACGTTCCGGCTCGCGCCCCTCGACGCCGAACAGGCCCGCTCCATGGTGACCGGCATCAAGGCCGCCGAGGTGCTGCGTGGGGCACGCGGAGCCGAGCCGGCCGACATCGACGCGCTGGCCGATGTGATCCAGCGGGTTTCCGCGCTGGTCACCGACTTCCCCGAGATCCGCGAGTTCGACCTCAACCCGGTGTTCGCCGCAGCGGACGGGGCCTGCGCGGCCGACATCCGCATCCTCGTGGAGACCGGCGAGGTCACCGAGCCGTTCCGCCCGTCGCAGGAGGAGATCCTCGGCGCGATGAACCGGCTGATGAACCCGCGCTCCATCGCCGTCGTCGGTGCCTCCGACCAGGAGGGCAAGATCGGCAACTCGGTGATGAAGAACCTGGTCAACGGCGGCTACGCGGGCGAGATCTACCCGATCAACCCGAAGGCGGAGGAGATCCTCGGGCACAAGGCCTACGCCTCGGTCAGCGACATCCCCGGCGAGGTGGACGTCGCGGTGTTCGCCATCCCGGCCAAGTTCGTGCCCGGCTCACTCACCGAATGCGGCGAGAAGGGCGTCCCGGCCGCGGTCATGATCCCCTCCGGGTTCGCCGAGACCGGCAACCACGAACTGCAGGACGAGGTCGTCGAGATCGCCCACCGCTACAACATCCGCATGTTGGGCCCCAACATCTACGGCTACTACTACACGCCCAACAACCTGTGCGCCACGTTCTGCACCCCCTACGACGTCAAGGGCGGTGTCGCGCTCACCTCGCAAAGCGGCGGCATCGGCATGGCGATCCTGGGCTTCGCGCGAACCACCAAGATGGGCGTGTCCGCGATCGTCGGGCTCGGCAACAAGTCCGACGTCGACGAGGACGACCTGCTCACCTACTTCGAGCAGGACGACAACACCCAGGCCGTCGCCATGCACCTGGAGGACCTCAAGGACGGCCGCGCCTTCGTCGAGACCGCCAAGCGGATGACCCGGAAGAAGCCGGTGGTCGTGCTCAAGGCGGGCCGCACCGCGCTGGGTGCCCGCGCCGCGAGCTCGCACACCGGCGCGCTGGCAGGCGACGACAAGGTCTACGACGACATCCTGCGGCAGGCGGGTGTGGTGCGCGCTCCCGGGCTGAACGAGATGCTCGATTACGCCAGGGGCCTTCCGCTGCTGCCCACCCCGCAGGGCGAGAACGTCGTCATCATCACCGGCGCCGGTGGCTCGGGCGTGCTGCTGTCCGACGCCTGCGTCGAAGCGGGGCTCTCGCTGATGGACATCCCGCCGGATCTGGACGAGGCTTTCCGCCGCTACATCCCACCGTTCGGCGCGGCGGGAAACCCGATCGACATCACCGGCGGTGAGCCGCCGTCGACCTACGAGGCGACGATCCGGCTCGGATTGGAGGATCCGCGCATCCACGCTCTGATCCTCGGCTACTGGCACACGATCGTGACGCCACCGATGGTGTTCGCCGAACTGACCGCACGCGTCGTGGAGGAGGCGAGGGCAAAGGGCATCGACAAGCCGGTAGTGGCGTCGTTGGCAGGCGACACCGAGGTCGAGAAAGCCAGCGACTACCTGTTCGATCACCGCATCGTCGCCTACCCGTACACCACCGAGCGACCTGTCGCGGTGCTCGGTGCGAAGTACCGGTGGGCGAGGGCAGCCGGCCTGCTCGGCGCCCCGTAG
- a CDS encoding TerC family protein, with translation MNLPVWVWLVTIAGLTAIICFDFYLVSRNPRHPSLRECTIWVCCYVSLAALFGVVVLLAAGPQYGGEFFAGWITEYSLSVDNLFVFVIIMTSFAVPREYRQKVLLIGIVIALLMRGAFIAVGAEAISRFDWLFYVFGAFLLYTAWKLLAHSDDEDDEFKENAVLRLAKRFLPATDTYDGAAMTTRVDGRRMVTPMLIVMIAIGTTDLLFALDSIPAIFGLTKEPYLVFTANAFALMGLRQLFFLIGGLLDRLVYLSTGLAVVLGFIGLKLISETLHHHGVPWAPEVPILASLAVILGTLAITTVASLVKVRRDRSRELAAELDEPDTSDTATAQAD, from the coding sequence TTGAACCTTCCCGTATGGGTCTGGCTGGTGACCATCGCCGGCCTGACCGCCATCATCTGCTTCGACTTCTACCTCGTCTCGCGCAATCCCCGGCACCCGTCGCTGCGTGAGTGCACGATCTGGGTCTGCTGCTACGTCTCACTCGCCGCGCTGTTCGGCGTCGTGGTGCTCCTGGCGGCAGGTCCGCAGTACGGTGGCGAGTTCTTCGCGGGTTGGATCACCGAGTACTCGCTTTCCGTCGACAACCTGTTCGTGTTCGTCATCATCATGACCAGCTTCGCGGTGCCACGGGAGTACCGGCAGAAGGTGCTGCTGATCGGCATCGTGATCGCACTGCTGATGCGAGGCGCCTTCATCGCCGTCGGCGCCGAGGCGATCTCCAGGTTCGACTGGCTGTTCTACGTCTTCGGCGCGTTCCTGCTCTACACGGCCTGGAAGCTGCTGGCGCATTCCGACGACGAGGACGACGAGTTCAAGGAGAACGCCGTCCTGCGGTTGGCCAAGCGGTTCCTTCCCGCGACCGACACCTACGACGGCGCGGCGATGACCACCCGGGTCGACGGCCGCAGGATGGTCACACCCATGCTGATCGTGATGATCGCGATCGGCACGACCGACCTGCTGTTCGCACTGGACTCCATTCCCGCGATCTTCGGTCTCACCAAGGAGCCCTACCTGGTGTTCACCGCGAACGCCTTCGCGCTGATGGGTCTGCGCCAGCTGTTCTTCCTGATCGGCGGCCTGCTCGACCGGCTGGTGTATCTCAGCACCGGACTGGCCGTCGTGCTCGGCTTCATCGGGCTGAAGCTGATCTCGGAAACACTGCACCATCACGGGGTGCCGTGGGCGCCTGAGGTACCCATCCTGGCCTCTCTCGCAGTCATCCTCGGCACCCTCGCGATCACCACGGTCGCCAGCCTCGTCAAGGTCCGCAGGGATCGATCCCGTGAGCTCGCCGCGGAACTCGACGAGCCGGACACCTCGGATACGGCCACGGCCCAGGCCGACTGA